The DNA sequence AACATTTCTAGTGCCGCCGGACCATAGTCTAGTGGCTCCTTGTAACGGTCTGAATTCCGGCCCAACCGAAGAATTTTTGAAAGGGATAGATTTCCTTGTGAAGATCCATTGAGGTGCTTCTGCTTCAAGAATGCCCGTACTTGCTGGAGTcgtttctcatcttctgataCATCAAAGCTTTCTTGGATGACGGCAATGAACATGTTCAGAACGATGAAGTTGGCCACAATAAACcacaagatcaagaaggtcGCGGATATCCAGGCTGTACTGTAGGGGTAAGTGTATGTAGTTAGGTTGTACAAAATCTCCGTCCAATTCTCGCTGGATAATATCTGATACATCCCAAGAAACGAGTTATATATGTTGTTGAAATTGATATCAacgtcttcatcttcagggATTGAGCCTCGAAAAAGCTGAGTTGCAAAAATAGAGGCAATAAATGTgatcatgaacaagaaaCCGATCAGGTTTAGCAAACCGACAGTGTTCCGGAAGACAACTGTAATGAGATCCCTGGTGATAGGAATCGCCAGCACCACGCGATATACCCGAAGAATCTGAAACATGGTTAGAACAGTGTATGTTCGTCCCGAGTCCCTAATGGGCGGAAGCTGGATGATACAGGTGATGATCACGAGCCCCAGATCAACCCAGTTACGACGCTTCTTGTGGAATTTGCGCCAATCAGAGGCGAAACGCATGATGATTTCGGCTAGAAGAATAAGTGTCACGATGGTTTCCGTATTGTTGATGAGGTTTTCTCGACCAGGGGACATAGTGGAAGTTCTTAGTGCTTGGACAACTAGATCGAAAGTGATGACACAAACCCAGAGCCACTCAGTCTTATCATAGAAGCGTTTGAGCGTGCTTCTCTTGCGCTGATCaaggttttctttttcgacaTTGTCCAGCTTCTGAACAGCGAAAGCGCTCCGTttactctcttctctgatgACTTGGAAAGTATGTGTGATGACAGCAACTAACAAGTTCACTAACCACAGActcaggatgatgaatccGCATacgaagaaaagagcagCTGCAAGATAATCAGTGTCAGTGGTATAGTAAAGAAGATCCGTGAACGTATTTGAGCTCATGATAACGAATACGAGCTCCAGCGAATTCAAAATGTTATCGAAGTTCATAGTTCCTTTGTAAGGCATTTCATTTTCGATGCATATAGACCCCGCAGGACATAAGTAGCCCTTGGCCGAAGGTGGAGATTGTGAGTTATCAGATACTGGAATCCAAGGATGTTCCTTGCCAGTGgtttcattgatataccccCCGCAAAACTGAAGACTCCCATTGGGGTCATTTAAAGTAAAGCTCTCCTGGCCATCTTTACCAATCCATTGACAGGTTCTTCGAAAACTTGATTTGAAACTTTGGATTCCCACGATGGCAAAGAGGAGCCAGAAAAACCCAATAAGGAAGGCAACATGGGCCAGCAGTGGAGCTGCCTTCTTGAGACTACGAAGAATCACCTATCAATTTATCAGCAGATGTTTGGAGAGGAATGAGGTGATTACGACTGACAGATGTGCCATTGGTCAGTGCGAGAAGACGTAAAAGCCGAAGACAACTGAGCATGCGAAAGACATAGAGCTGCTGGCGGCTTTCGACCCCTTCTAtagcaagaaagaaagctATCCAATAAGCGAATACGGCCACAAAGTCGAGCCGATTGAAAGAATGCCGGAGAAAAGCTCGGTGAGCGAGACGCACGCGGCGTTTCTGGACAGGATCATCGGCAATTTGCCGATCTAGTTGGTTCAAGCCGCCAGTAAAAGTTCGTATAATCGATGCTTGCGGCTGTTCTGGAACAGTCGACGGTCTCCTCGTAGAGAACTGGCGCTGGGGTGTAATGAggttctttcctttctccataaATGCTTTCCTAAACCCCAGGGATCGATCTATGGTGCTATATTCGGCCGGGTTGAGAATAAGTCCGGAAACTAAGATTTTGGCGATGAGTTCAAGGGTGTAAATTATGAAGATGACAAAGTAAGGATAGTCCATGGGATTTCCCCCCCATCGCTCTGACCTTGTAAACTCTGGACGTGCGGTCTCGATGGTCAGTAAGATCATTTGGATAACAATTACTACCAAGATGAACGGTTCCGTAAATGAATGGACAAGCAGATCACACAACTTCACCCGAATAGGGTTGCTAGGGCCCAGAATCCCGAGAGCCTTCCCCCTCAGCGGGTTATTGTGATCTCTCCATTTTGCTTGTGTGTCCAGCGACGAAGTTGATGGCGCATCGTGTGCATATCCTGGTAGCGAAGGGAGAGACGGGGGTGCATCTAGTCGCGCACTCCTCTGTGATTCTTCTCGTAGGATCGACTGCTCAACAACTTCGGGTTCGTTACTCAAATTGACGACACGCTGAGACATGGACTTCATCATTGAACTAGCGCGTTGCAAAGCAGAGCCTGACGCCGATGGAGACAGCGAGCGAGCCCTGTCGGTGGCACTGCTGCCGCCGCGGCGTCTCCCACTGAAACCGCCCTCCAAATCATCACCCAGGTGTGACCCCGCGTTGCTCGTAGGAAAGTGGACGGTTCGCGCGCTACTTCGGTCATCTAGCGGAAGGCTGAGAGAACTGGACGCCGCCCCGCTTATAGGCTGGACGTTTCGGGTGTCCGTTAACGGCGTGGTATCGGTGAACGTGTTCGGGGACAGGTAATGCGCTGCTTCTTGCTGGCCAAAACTATCCAAGTGTACGATGTCGAAGTCGGAGCCGGTCTCATCACGGCTATATCTTGCTGAAGTCCTTGGGCTTGTTGGACCATCGAAACTGAGTCCGACTGAAGACATTGCCTGGGCGAATGCCTCTGGATTATCCACCGGCGCGGCATCGGACCCTCGCCGCTGGCGTGCATTTTGTGTCGCAGTCGGGCCTTCAACGGGGGAATCCACGGCCAGCCTCTCATAGTTGCTTCCGCGCCTGGTCAGCGACCTCCCCGGGCGGAAGCTGCTTCCAACCGTGGCTGTTGTACCATGCGACAACGATCCAGAAAGATCTTGTAAGGGTATTGAGTGTTCGGTAGGATGACTGTCATCGTTGGTGCCGCGGTCATGGCTATTCGAAGCCATCGTAGGCAGGATCGGTCCGCTAACCGAAGGCAGACATCGCAGACCGCCAGTACAGAAGTGGTGAAAGGTGTCTGATACGTCTTGTATCCCGGAGCGTTAAATCGCGCTGGGAGACCTGTGGTGGGACTGTTTATACGAGCGCCGACGGACTTTTTCTTAATTTATTCTGTGTAAAAAGAAGGTACGGGCTGCAGGGGCTCCCGGATGAAACGTCAATAATAAAACCCAATCAATCGCAGGTCCTCATCAGCGTAACGGACCTAACGGGGACAAAGAAGTAAGACTAGTAAGGTACTGGACAAGTGGTCGACTCCAGATTCCAATTGCACAGCATGCGCGGCGGAGCTCCGGGCTTGACTCGTTGTGCCCAAGCGGCCAAACTGGGGCCGGGTGGGTGCCTATGGTGATTGGTTCGAACCACGAACTGCGCATTAAACGTCCGAGCCTTATGGGATGTTGCGACAGTCCCCTCGGAATATGGTCCCCAGCCACACTTTCTATTCGCAGAACCGAACTTTGGTCAAAATTTAGGCGTATGGAGTTGTAACACTTTGTTCTTCTATATATTTTTTGTTTGTTATAATTTATGCGGTTCAATTATAGGTATTATTGCTCTTGTTATTCTATTCCTCTCCTTCAAgtaccactactactaccttCTGGCACTATTTCTCATCAGGGCCATAAATACCGTACCTGACGAATACCGACCtggagagagagggggaaagaCAAAATTACGTTGCCTAGCTGAAGTGAGCACTGAATGGTCCCGCCATATCCAAAAATAACTCTAATGCAAGATAACTGCTATTATTAATCTTCGGTATTATGAAATGatcatcaaccacatcaTTCTCCTTCACTCTCCAAAATACTAGGCAGGTATTTACTTCGTAATTGTTGGAAAAAAGGACAGTGGGGGAAATCCCTTTTACAGGCTTCAACATCTATTCAATTCAATTTAGTTCAATCGGTTTCCATCTGGTTTTCCTTATCCGAGTCTTTAACATGATTCCGAACGCCTTGGAGAAAAGCctcaacagcatcaccaccgcctAGTGGGACTCCTCCTCTACGCATAAATCCTCCATTTTCAACTGGGATCTTGAGGGCTTCACTAATGCTCGGTAATCCACCGTCTCTGATAGCCACTGTCAAACTTGCAAGGCTTTGGCTGAATTGGGGCGAGTGCAGGACTTTTCTcagaatattcttcttttgtgAAAGGTCAAGAGATGCCATGACGGCTTCGGTCAGTTCAGGGTCATCAATAGAAGACACATCCTCTACATCTTGTGCCAAGAGGAGCAATGCGGGCGGTAAAAAGCTCAAGAGATTATCAACAGTTTTATCATCTGCAGCCTCTAGGAAAGGGAGTGTAGCTGCCGGTGGTAGAAGATCTTGTAGGGTAGTAAACGGTTTGTCGGGGTCCTGGGACTGGCTCGAATTTCTTTGTAAAGACTGCAAAAAGCTCTGCACGACAGAGGAGGGATCTGAATCAGCAGCCGCCCTGTACGATCACCAGCGAGTCAGCCGACAGTCAAATCCAACGTCTAAAGGGGAGGCTAGaatagagaaagagaaggatagAGAATAGCGCGCGCATTCTATAAGAAGGTAGATTATATCCCAGGGAACAAATTAAGCAGACGGGCATTATGCTCAGAAAATGTAAACGCAGAAATATGTACCTACGCTCTTCCACCGTCGGCACCACCCTCCCGCGAttcctcgccttcttctctaaTATCTCCTCCAGTTGCATCCGGACCGGCACCACCACTGTTGCCACCGTGGTTATGATTGGGGTTATGGTCCACACCCTCGACATCCTCCATAgtctcatcatcaccatcagaCGGGCCTCTAGGGAGGTTGGCAATTTCGTGTTCCACATCTACATCCTCGCCTTGAAGTAGCGTGTTGACAATGTCTCCAAGCTTGAGATCCCTGGGGCTGAACCAGCTAGggtcttctccttcgtgtTGAGACTTGGACTGTAGCCAGAAGAGATACCGTTGAGAGCTGGATGAGAACTTCAGTACGTAGATCCGACCGTTCGTAGGATTCGCATTCCCGGCTGGCTTATAGGGAGTAAAAGTTCCATCAGATGGAACCATCACCAGGTCCAATTCGGGCTCCGTGTGAGGAGCAGTCCGAGGGCGCCAACAGAAGTGTACTAGCTCATCTTCGGAGTAGAGATAAATGTAACCGGGGGTAGGCTTTGGCTTAACTGTAGAGTTATCGCCGGATGTCTACCAAACCAGATCCAGTAAGTCAAAGTAATAAGGTAAGGGAATGAGTGGTGGGGGTGTTGGAGAGTGATGCCAAAAGCTGAAGCTCAGATGAAACTCACCTCCAAGTCACAGATACCCGCTTTGAACGTGATGATCGGAGTTATAGACATGATTGAAGAACGAGTCAAGAGAAATAGATGGCGTGTTTAGAGAAGACAAATGGGGTTGGTTTTCGTCGTGAGATGAGAATCTCAACGGGGTAACGTGGAATGTGGACGAAGTCAGATGGAAGCAAGATACGTCAGTTACCACTGGAGGTCCTGAGGTGCCCAGGCGGTAAAGGCAGTCAAGCTCCATTACGCCTTGGGTCTCTCTGCGACGCCGCAAAATCAAGGTTACTAAGTCATTGAGCGCCTCAGGCAGAAAGGCGGTGGCCAAGTCGGAGAAGTTCTTATAACTCGGCCCAATTCGGCACTAGTGGCTTTCGGCTCGAGCCCTAACGCACACACTCTCCCTTCGCACTTTCCCGCCTAGGCCGCGAGTAGTCTCATCAACTCCAACAACCACCCGCCGTcgacaaccaccaccaccccctcccTTCATTCTTTTCAGTCTCCTTCGTCCCAGCAGCCAATATGTCGGAGACGAAGCAGTTTGGAAAGGGCCAGAGGACCGTGCCGGCTCAGAAGGCCCAGAAATGGTACCCCGTTGATGACGAGTCGCAGCCTAAGAAAGTCAGTACACCCTTGTGcaaaaaaatacaaaaagtGATTGGTGATGGAGATGCGGTTTCTTATGAACGAGTGCGACGATTGCGCCGGTCAATGAGCCATTTCGTGGTTGGAACAAGACCAGTGAATACGGAACTTTTGTTGATAAGGAAATCGCATCTTTGGCACTATCTACAACATCTCGGAAATTGCATATCTATGGGAATATAAGAACGAGCGTTCTGACATGgttattctttttctcaaaCAGGTCCGCAAGGCTGTTCGTCCCACCAAGCTCCGGGAAAGCCTCCAGCCCGGTACTATCTTGATCCTCCTCGCCGGTCGCTTCCGTGGCAAGCGTGTTGTCCTCCTCAAGCACCTTGACCAGGGtgtcctcctcgtcaccgGCCCCTTCAAGATCAACGGTGTTCCCCTTCGTCGTGTCAACGCCCGCTATGTGATCGCCACCAGCACCCGCATCGACATCAGCGGCGTCGACGCTCAGACCGTCGAGAAGGTCTCCACTCCCGACTACTTcaccaaggagaagaaggccgagaagaagaccgaggaggcTTTCTTCAAGCAGGGAGAGAAGCCCGAGGTACGTGTACCGCGTCATTTGACCTGGATATATATGATAGATCTGGGCCGATGACTGCTCGGTAAGATGGTTTGTGGGATGCTAATTCGAGAATCaacaacagaagaagaaggttgcCAGCGCTCGCGCCAGCGACCAGAAGGCCATTGACCAGTCCATCCTGGCATCCGTCAAGAAGGAGAACTTCCTTGGCAGCTACCTCGCCAGCACTTTCAGCCTCCGCAACGGTGACAAGCCCCACGAGATGAAGTGGTAAACGTGCGACGCGGCGGCCGCGGGTTCGGTAGTTATTGTGGAGGAATTCATGTGAGGGGCGGCTTGAATGCGGATTGGCATTCCCAATGTGGGAAGCGCTTGCAGCGCAGGAGGAACAGCTCATGAAATATGTAACTCGATTCGGGCTCCGTCTTTGCTCATTAGGATTACGGTCAATTCGGAAAACCGGTTGTTATTTCTGTTTCACGATCAGTGCCTCCTGCGTCGCCAATTTGCAGGACCTATAAATGAGCcgaaatgaaaagaaaaaaaaagaataatacCTTTTCCAGCTGTTATATGATCCCCCTTTAACGTGCGGCTGGGAGTTTGTCATGTCTAGTATGATACGTCATCGATTTCCAGGTTCGGGTGACAATCTAAAATTGGGAATTCAAGTTTCTGTTAAGATTCACTATACCAGCATTCCAGATGCCGCTTCTCTCTGTAGTGATCTGCGCCTGACCACGTTTTGTGCCTGTGGACTCTCCAGCTCCCTATGTGACTCCGATACGATATATCCAATACAATATGTACAACCCGCGGTCTATACATGATCAAGACTCTATTATAATTGATTTAGCATCTAAGAATCCAATTCCCGTCGCGCCATGTACAAAACAAAAACTCGTAACCGGAAGACATCACTCATCATCGGTTAGGGCACATACCCCAACCTTCTAGAACATGACCCGTATATCCGTACAGCACATTGCATCAGCAACCCTAATAATCATTTCTCCGCCTCCTCAACTTATACCGTTCATCCCGCCTCTTCCTTGTAGACTCTTCAATCGCCCGTCTGATCTGCTCATCaatcatctccttctcactCAGAgcctcctccaactcctcctcatcctcatctcctcccACAGTAGTCCCACAAATCCAATCGAGGATCCCCCACGGGCCGAAATTCCCTTCCGCCCCACTGAGCAAATGCATATCCATCCTGCGAGCGATCCCGCCCAGGAAGAAGCTCGTCGGCATAACAGAGTACCCGGAGAAGGCGAATGTCTCCTCGATGGATATCACGGTGAGGTAGAGGAGGTACGTAAGCATATGGAAGCGGAAGAACATGGCAGGCATGTAAGTGGGCACGAAGTTGGAGAGGAGGTAGGCGAGTGGATGGTCGTAGTGTGCTGTGAGGGGGAAGGGAGCCCGTAGCGAATGGTACCATTTTCGATGGTGTTTGGAGACTTGGTAGTCTGGGGagtggaggatgaagcgATGGATGTTGTAGGTTAGGATCTAGTTTATTACTCCAACAATAAGATGTTAGTTACTCTAGAGCTttttccttggccttgcggTGTTTCATTATGGTTCTCTTCGATATATTCATGGTTTATGTATTTATGAATTGGATTGGGATAGACCAACTCACCTCTCTTGCTAACAATCCTCGCAGTAGatccttcaccatctcccagGGCATCGGTAACTTCATCGAGACCCTTAATGCACTCCGCATCCCGATTAACTCTGTCCGGACTTCTTCTATCGCGGCCTGTGCCGCGAAGCCCAACAATATGTTGAGAATGGCCCATcccgcaaccttgagatCCTTCATTCTGACTTTCCCCCGTTTACTTCCTGACGGGAGACCAGCTTCGCCCTGCGCTTTTACAACAACAGCCGCGGAGGGGGTCAGAATATCGAATAGGAAGAACAGCAGCGACGGAAGTAGAAAGAACAGGAGTCGCACAGCTGCGGTGCCGAATAGTTCGACTCGGAGCGGAGGATGCGACAGCACGAGGGTCGTCCATGTCATGTAGAAGAAGATTATATTGAGACTCGTGCTATATGAGGAGATCGTGGGGACCAGGAATAGAGAAAGCACTGGTAATGAGAGGAGCGCGTCCATTGTGTGCTGTGCGTTGCAGTGGTGACCGCACTTTTGATCGAAGGAGTTTATCTTTTATATTTCTGTTTTTATATGTTCGGCTTCGTATGCATTATATGTATGcgaagggagaaaaatattataaCAAACGACCGGGGTAATCGAAAACATGAACAAATAAATTTAAGTCTAGGTCATTGTCGCAATGGAGGTCATGAACATACTATATGGTGGATTTGGGTAAGAAATCCGTTTGCAGCCTTAGCGGCTGAGCGACACGACGTCACACTCACGATCCACATGCCAACATCTCATGAAATTAATGAATGGTGTTGTTTCTGCCCTAATTTAATTTTGCCCGACGTGCCTAAGATAGTGCTACCACTTAACTTTATTCTCTCGCATTATAACACAGCCTTATTGAGATATACAACTAGACAATTCATCATACATCTGTCATGGCGATCGTTCGTAATTTCCTACCACGTGCCAGCCCCTGTTCCCTTAGAGAGAgaactaaaagaaaataatttttttctttggaaaaagggaagaaagacaaatatatttataaaACACTTGTACAAACCATCGTCGATCTCTACCTTCACCCAACCTGCTGGGCATCATATTAGACGACAAAGTTTTCATTCCAGGGACAAGACATCAAACATTTGAATGGCACGTGTTTAGCGTGGATCTAATGTAGGTACGGCTTAATAACACATAATAGGACAACTCATAGACAGGAACACCAATAGCAGGCACGGATCTAAGGATAAGCGAATAAGGATGCCTAAGGATGCTCATGGGTACCTAACCCTACACCGGACAACAAAACATGCCATCTCCCAACACCACGCCTTACTCCGACGTTCGGGACGACGGGATGCCGTTCTTCATACCCCAGTTCCAGGCCTGCTTTCGAAGATCAGGGACTACTTGCAAGAATGCCAAGCTACTGAGCCAGCTGGTCAATGTATCGCGGACAGTAGAGTTCCTTGGGCTGCCTCCCATGGCGCTCCCCTTCATTACATGACCAACAAACATAGTCGTGATAAGGTATTCGCCTCTTTCCAGAGCTGCAATCGCTATTCTCGCAACCTCGTTAGGAGTTTGTGGCTTGTCAGCAGCCTCCAGTTGTTTTGTTAACTCAGGCTTCAGCTTCTGTTCGTTGTCAAAACCGGGGCTAAGAATTCCCATTGGGAAAACCGTGTGAACCTTGACATCGGCAGGAGTAGCATTAATTTGCGATTTTGATTGACGGGTGCCGTTATACATCTCAATCTCCTGATTGAGGGTGTCGGATAGAGAACGAATTGCCGCCTTTGCAGGAGAATAAGGCCCGTACCCGGCGATCGGCACAAAAGCTAGTGTAGAACATGTAAAGATAAGGTGTCTTCGTGGGTTTGTCGTCTGTTGGCTTGGAGGGACAGGTACAAGCCACTTTCTAAGTGTCGCATGGGCGGTGTTCGCCGCAGTCCAATAGACCGTGTCCATCTGATCTCTGAGCGTTTGGACTGGAGTGTCAACGAAGAATCCAGGGTTGCAGTAACCTGCACAGCACCACACGACATCAGGAGGAAGCCCATAATTCCACTCAGTGACCTCTTCAATGATCTGCTCGCATTGCGCGGCGTTCGTAAGATCGGCACTGATATAATGGAACTTTTGCCTGTCCAGATTCGCAGCCGACGCCTAGGGAGGGTAAGCATCTTCTGGCGTAGTGCATGCACACATAGCGGTTTACCTTAACATCATCAAGCGCATCCTGAAGCTTCTTGACTGTTCGTGCAACGAGAACAACGTTCGCACCCTTTGCGGCAAGCTGACATGCGACAGCCTTGCCCATACCCTCAGAGCCACCCGTAATCACCACGGTCTATAAGAAGGATAGAGATGATTAATAGTTTGTTTacggagaaagagagagattaTATATCACATACCCTGCCCTCCACAACGAATTCGTTCTGCTGAGGTCCGAAACccagcatcttcaagccGGGAAATATCCTAGAAACCATCTTGGTAAATGTGTATAGGAAGAACCCGCAAAGAATAACGGAAACTCCCAACTTGGTGGGAGATTGGTCGTTAGGTATGAAGGATAGTACTTGATGCatggggaaaaagaagaagaagaagaagaggattcCAGGGAGATAAGGTGAAGGACTTGACCGGACAACAAAGTTAGTCTGTTAAGGAAGGACAATTGGCCCTgctgcttcctcttcagtcgAAATTCAGTTGCCgatcatcaagatacttTGGAAGCCTTCAGGAGCTTCCGGACTACAAAGCATACAGTGGGGGCCTTCCGATTTGGTGGCATTCCGCCTGTAACAATCTGTATCGCCGATCAAACACTGCAAACCTTGCCTACAAGAGCCTAGTGTCTTAAGGGCGGTAAGCGTCCCGCCCAAAATTTTATCGCGGAGGTTTATCGATTCCGCAGATTTGGCCTGGACTAGATCAAGCTTTTTTCTGTCCATCCAGAAGTCAAGCcatggggaaaagaaaggcgagTGGTCGCCCAGCGGCCAGGAAAGAGTCCGCCCCAGAACGTACGAAATTCAGCATTGAGGAGAGGTTTGACGACTCTGAAGATGAATTCCAGACTGGTCGGGATCATGtcctgctggaggaagaaccagaggcgaagagacggaggaagGTGATTCAGGAAGGTTAGTCGATACGGTTCATCATGGCTATGATTTATTTTTGACAAGGCGACTCTGtagaggaaatgctccagccttctgatgaagaaatccTGGGATACGAGTCGGTGGACGAAGACGACTtagatgacgacgaggataTGGACGAGGAGCATGATTacggcgaagaggatgagatagatgacgaagaactcTTACGCCCTCGAACAAAGCGCGGTGGTGCTGCGGGGTCTGATtccgaggacgaggatgaggatggtatTGCTGCTTGGGGTTCATCGAAGAAAGACCTTTACAATGCGGATCAAATAGAAACGGAAGCGGATGctcttgaggaagaggaagaagccaagagaCTTCAACAGAAGCACTTGCAGGCGATGAATGAGGCAGActttggctttgatgaaacCGAATGGGTCGAATCTGgcaaagggcaagaagatggggaaggcGATGCTGGAGAAGTAACGGAGGTTCTCCCGCAGTTGGAAATCACAGACGATATGAGCACAGATGAGAAActgaagatcttgaagtcgAGATACCCTGAGTTCGAGCCATTGGCAAAGGATTTCATCAACCTTCAGACAACACATCGCACGCTTGCAGAAGCCGCCAAAGCTGCAAAGACTACCAAAGATGAAGTCCCGGAAGTCGCCCCAGTTGC is a window from the Aspergillus oryzae RIB40 DNA, chromosome 6 genome containing:
- a CDS encoding uncharacterized protein (predicted protein) encodes the protein MSITPIITFKAGICDLETSGDNSTVKPKPTPGYIYLYSEDELVHFCWRPRTAPHTEPELDLVMVPSDGTFTPYKPAGNANPTNGRIYVLKFSSSSQRYLFWLQSKSQHEGEDPSWFSPRDLKLGDIVNTLLQGEDVDVEHEIANLPRGPSDGDDETMEDVEGVDHNPNHNHGGNSGGAGPDATGGDIREEGEESREGGADGGRAAAADSDPSSVVQSFLQSLQRNSSQSQDPDKPFTTLQDLLPPAATLPFLEAADDKTVDNLLSFLPPALLLLAQDVEDVSSIDDPELTEAVMASLDLSQKKNILRKVLHSPQFSQSLASLTVAIRDGGLPSISEALKIPVENGGFMRRGGVPLGGGDAVEAFLQGVRNHVKDSDKENQMETD
- a CDS encoding 60S ribosomal protein eL6 (60s ribosomal protein L6), whose protein sequence is MSETKQFGKGQRTVPAQKAQKWYPVDDESQPKKVRKAVRPTKLRESLQPGTILILLAGRFRGKRVVLLKHLDQGVLLVTGPFKINGVPLRRVNARYVIATSTRIDISGVDAQTVEKVSTPDYFTKEKKAEKKTEEAFFKQGEKPEVASARASDQKAIDQSILASVKKENFLGSYLASTFSLRNGDKPHEMKW
- a CDS encoding sterol desaturase family protein (predicted protein); protein product: MPAMFFRFHMLTYLLYLTVISIEETFAFSGYSVMPTSFFLGGIARRMDMHLLSGAEGNFGPWGILDWICGTTVGGDEDEEELEEALRLLMQCAVRIYGSCSRRLGYVP
- a CDS encoding uncharacterized protein (predicted protein), whose protein sequence is MDALLSLPVLSLFLVPTISSYSTSLNIIFFYMTWTTLVLSHPPLRVELFGTAAVRLLFFLLPSLLFFLFDILTPSAAVVVKAQGEAGLPSGSKRGKVRMKDLKVAGWAILNILLGFAAQAAIEEVRTELIGMRSALRVSMKLPMPWEMVKDLLRGLLARERTIMKHRKAKEKALE
- the ksrA gene encoding 3-dehydrosphinganine reductase (predicted 3-ketosphinganine reductase) — encoded protein: MVSRIFPGLKMLGFGPQQNEFVVEGRTVVITGGSEGMGKAVACQLAAKGANVVLVARTVKKLQDALDDVKVNRYVQKFHYISADLTNAAQCEQIIEEVTEWNYGLPPDVVWCCAGYCNPGFFVDTPVQTLRDQMDTVYWTAANTAHATLRKWLVPVPPSQQTTNPRRHLIFTCSTLAFVPIAGYGPYSPAKAAIRSLSDTLNQEIEMYNGTRQSKSQINATPADVKVHTVFPMGILSPGFDNEQKLKPELTKQLEAADKPQTPNEVARIAIAALERGEYLITTMFVGHVMKGSAMGGSPRNSTVRDTLTSWLSSLAFLQVVPDLRKQAWNWGMKNGIPSSRTSE